The Parus major isolate Abel chromosome 5, Parus_major1.1, whole genome shotgun sequence genome contains a region encoding:
- the FKBP3 gene encoding peptidyl-prolyl cis-trans isomerase FKBP3, with translation MAAAAGPAQPWSAEELRSEALAKKEIIKFLQEHAAQAFLAEHKLLGQVKNVAKTANKEQLIAAYTQLFHTQRFKGTDGAEKAAEKAKPAKAEEAKGKAVKAEEAAEEGPPKYTKSILKKGDKTNFPKKGDTVHCWYTGKLQDGTVFDTNIQSSSKKKKAAKPLSFKVGVGKVIRGWDEALLTMSKGEKAQLEIEPEWAYGKKGQPDAKIPPNAKLFFEVELVDIE, from the exons ATGGCGGCGGCCGCGGGCCCGGCGCAGCCCTGGAGCGCTGAGGAGCTGCGGAGCGAGGCGCTGGCCAAGAAGGAGATCATCAAATTCCTGCAGGAGCACGCGGCGCAGGCG TTCCTGGCGGAGCACAagctgctggggcaggtgaAGAACGTGGCGAAGACGGCGAACAAGGAGCAGCTGATCGCGGCTTACACTCAGCTCTTCCACACgcag CGCTTCAAGGGCACGGACGGCGCCGAGAAGGCGGCGGAGAAGGCGAAGCCGGCCAAGGCGGAGGAGGCCAAGGGGAAGGCGGTGAAGGCTGAGGAGGCTGCGGAGGAG GGGCCACCAAAGTAcacaaaatccattttaaagaAGGGCGATAAAACCAACTTCCCGAAGAAAGGAGACACTGTCCACTGCTGGTAcacaggaaagctgcaggaTGGGACAGTCTTCGATACCAATATTCAGTCAA gttcaaagaagaaaaaagcagccaAGCCCTTGAGTTTCAAAGTTGGCGTAGGAAAAGTGATCCGAGGT TGGGACGAGGCCCTGCTGACCATGAGCAAAGGAGAGAAGGCCCAGCTGGAGATCGAGCCCGAGTGGGCCTACGGCAAGAAGGGGCAGCCCGATGCCAA GATCCCACCAAACGCAAAACTCTTCTTTGAGGTGGAGCTGGTGGATATTGAGTGA